One window from the genome of Pedobacter schmidteae encodes:
- a CDS encoding RluA family pseudouridine synthase, with amino-acid sequence MENSYTATELEEQDLYEHFNIVVDKGQSLLRIDKFLMHRMENASRNRIQNAIDAGNVLVNQKTVKPSYKVKPADEISIVFPHPPRDTEVYPEDIPLDIVYEDDDLLVVNKVAGMVVHPGYNNYTGTLVNALAFHFEQLPQLPGNEGRPGLVHRIDKDTSGLLLISKNEMTMTKLAKQFFDHTITRKYVALAWGDIEQDGTVTGYIGRSAKNRIIMDVYDDEEKGKWSVTHYKVLERLGYVTLISCQLETGRTHQIRAHMQHIGHPLFNDANYGGDKILKGTTFTKYKQFVSNCFDILPRQALHAQTLGFIHPRTKKYMEFEASLPSDFDSALNKWRNYIVQPS; translated from the coding sequence ATGGAAAACAGCTATACAGCGACGGAATTAGAGGAACAGGATTTATACGAACATTTTAACATTGTTGTGGATAAAGGACAGTCTTTGTTGCGCATCGATAAGTTTTTGATGCACCGTATGGAAAATGCGTCGCGTAACCGCATCCAAAATGCCATAGATGCTGGAAATGTACTGGTCAATCAGAAAACAGTTAAACCCAGCTACAAGGTGAAACCTGCTGATGAAATTTCAATTGTATTTCCTCATCCACCGCGTGATACAGAAGTTTATCCGGAAGATATTCCTTTGGATATTGTGTATGAGGACGATGACCTGCTGGTTGTAAATAAGGTTGCCGGAATGGTTGTACATCCGGGCTACAACAACTATACCGGAACCCTGGTGAATGCCCTTGCTTTTCATTTTGAACAATTGCCGCAATTGCCTGGTAATGAAGGGAGGCCAGGCCTGGTGCATCGTATTGACAAAGATACTTCGGGTCTGTTGCTGATCAGTAAAAATGAAATGACCATGACCAAGCTGGCCAAACAGTTTTTTGATCATACCATTACCCGTAAATATGTAGCATTAGCCTGGGGCGATATTGAGCAGGATGGCACAGTGACTGGGTATATCGGGCGCAGCGCTAAGAACCGGATTATCATGGATGTGTACGATGATGAAGAAAAAGGTAAGTGGTCGGTAACACATTATAAGGTGTTAGAACGTTTAGGTTATGTAACTTTAATCAGTTGTCAGCTGGAAACTGGCCGTACACATCAAATCAGAGCGCATATGCAACACATCGGGCATCCTTTGTTTAACGACGCCAACTATGGCGGAGATAAAATTTTAAAGGGAACAACCTTTACCAAGTATAAGCAGTTTGTAAGTAATTGTTTTGATATTTTACCTCGTCAGGCATTGCATGCACAAACTTTAGGATTTATTCATCCGCGGACTAAAAAGTATATGGAATTTGAAGCATCTTTGCCTTCCGATTTCGATTCAGCATTGAATAAATGGAGAAATTACATTGTACAACCATCCTAA